A single window of Aquabacterium sp. OR-4 DNA harbors:
- a CDS encoding SLBB domain-containing protein gives MLLAACSAALAQGAPAVTRVPQAELPVAATAAVPPAHPPAVPGNAAAGPLALPPQPVADGPRPGAAAVPDALRRAAEPLPEPSEFERHVREANAGREVPRLGAHLQRGTPELGHLETPARVPPHYVMQVGDELSIALWGSVDAQWLLRIDRAGRVTLPRVGPVAVAGAPASELEPLLRKRLGQVFKAFELSAAVTQVSPVRVHLSGFVQRPGDLVVPGLSTLSAALALARGPAPGGSYRRIQLLREGQPARDFDLYDLLRDGSRRHDVLLQPGDVIHVQAAGPQMAVLGSVQRAAVFEFKPGETVADALALAGGFSSVADRDTLLIERLSRRSQQGALALSLPAEAATRLEDGDVLRARSRVSAGVPSQLRNKRVLVEGEVLSPGEYLLPPGATLADAVQAAGGATPIAFVFGTSLRRESVRALQAQNYERALRELELGLARHASGRVGEDKAADPDASVRQTLARLRLLRPEGRVLLDTRPESRSLPDIALEDGDQISLPAANQSVGVFGSVYSSGSFQHAGGRTLGHYLERAGGATTGADHRATFVVRANGSVQSAAQGGAWWSRGSAFEAQPALPGDTVFVPEDLFRGSWVQSAKDWTQILYQLGVGLAALGTIR, from the coding sequence ATGCTGCTGGCCGCCTGCAGCGCCGCCCTGGCGCAAGGCGCGCCGGCGGTCACCCGCGTGCCGCAGGCCGAGCTGCCGGTGGCCGCGACCGCAGCAGTGCCCCCGGCCCACCCGCCGGCGGTGCCCGGCAACGCCGCAGCGGGCCCTTTGGCCCTGCCGCCGCAGCCCGTTGCCGATGGGCCGCGGCCCGGTGCGGCCGCCGTGCCCGATGCACTGCGGCGGGCTGCCGAGCCGCTGCCCGAGCCCAGCGAGTTCGAGCGCCATGTGCGCGAGGCCAACGCGGGGCGCGAGGTGCCGCGCCTGGGCGCGCACCTGCAGCGCGGCACGCCCGAGCTGGGCCATCTTGAAACCCCGGCCCGTGTGCCGCCGCACTATGTGATGCAGGTGGGCGACGAGCTGTCGATCGCGCTGTGGGGCAGTGTGGATGCGCAATGGCTGCTGCGCATCGACCGCGCCGGCCGCGTCACGCTGCCGCGCGTGGGGCCGGTGGCGGTGGCTGGTGCGCCGGCCAGCGAGCTCGAGCCCTTGCTGCGCAAGCGCCTGGGCCAGGTGTTCAAGGCCTTCGAGCTGTCGGCCGCGGTGACCCAGGTGTCGCCGGTGCGGGTGCACCTCAGCGGCTTTGTGCAGCGGCCGGGCGATCTGGTGGTGCCCGGGCTCAGCACGCTGTCAGCGGCCCTGGCGCTGGCGCGCGGGCCGGCGCCCGGCGGCAGCTACCGCCGCATCCAGCTGCTGCGCGAGGGCCAGCCGGCCAGGGACTTCGATCTCTACGATCTGCTGCGTGACGGCAGTCGCCGGCACGATGTGCTGCTGCAGCCGGGCGATGTGATCCATGTGCAGGCCGCCGGGCCGCAGATGGCGGTGCTGGGCAGCGTGCAGCGCGCGGCGGTGTTCGAGTTCAAGCCCGGTGAGACGGTGGCCGATGCGCTGGCGCTGGCCGGCGGATTTTCGTCGGTGGCCGATCGCGACACGCTGCTGATCGAGCGTTTGTCGCGCCGCAGCCAGCAGGGTGCGCTGGCCTTGAGCCTGCCGGCCGAGGCCGCCACGCGCCTGGAGGACGGCGATGTGCTGCGTGCCCGCTCGCGCGTGTCCGCCGGCGTGCCCAGCCAGCTGCGCAACAAGCGCGTGCTGGTCGAGGGCGAGGTGCTGTCGCCGGGCGAGTATCTGCTGCCGCCCGGTGCCACATTGGCCGATGCCGTGCAGGCGGCCGGCGGCGCCACGCCCATCGCCTTCGTGTTCGGCACCAGCCTGCGGCGTGAAAGCGTGCGCGCGCTGCAGGCCCAGAACTACGAGCGGGCGCTGCGCGAGCTCGAGCTGGGCCTGGCCCGCCATGCCAGTGGCCGGGTGGGTGAAGACAAGGCGGCCGATCCCGACGCCTCGGTGCGCCAGACGCTGGCGCGTCTGCGTCTGCTGCGGCCCGAGGGCCGCGTGCTGCTCGACACCCGCCCCGAGTCGCGCAGCCTGCCCGACATCGCGCTGGAAGACGGCGACCAGATCAGCCTGCCGGCGGCCAACCAGAGCGTGGGCGTGTTCGGCAGTGTCTACAGCAGTGGCAGCTTTCAGCATGCAGGCGGGCGAACCCTGGGCCACTACCTCGAGCGTGCCGGCGGTGCCACCACCGGCGCCGACCACCGTGCCACCTTCGTGGTGCGGGCCAATGGCAGTGTGCAGAGTGCCGCCCAGGGTGGTGCGTGGTGGTCACGCGGCAGCGCCTTCGAGGCCCAGCCGGCGCTGCCGGGCGACACGGTGTTCGTGCCCGAAGACCTGTTCCGCGGCAGCTGGGTGCAAAGCGCCAAGGACTGGACGCAGATCCTCTACCAGCTGGGCGTGGGCCTGGCCGCTTTGGGCACCATCCGATGA